In Nitrospinota bacterium, the genomic stretch TGGTGATACTGCGCAAGACCGGGCCGGACCCTTTCGCCACGCCATTCCAGGGTGTGTACGAATCCTCCCGCACCACGGAGAACGCCGCCCGGTACATCACCGTCTCCGCCAGCGCCAGGTCTGGCGGGTACGAGACGGATTTATCCAACATGGTGAGGCGCCATTTTTACCGCGCCAAAAAGGTGGTGGTCTTCGGAGCGTCTTCGGCCGGGAAGGCCATTCTGCGCCAGCTTAAAACTCTGAAGTTCGAGATAGCCATTACAGACAACAATCCCGCTGTTCACGGCGCGGAAATAGAGGGAATAAAGGTTGTTGCGCCGGACACGCTAAAAGGGAAAGGTTATTACGTCATCATCGCATCCCAACCCGGCTACCATGAAATATCGCGCCAGCTTGTGGAGATGGGATATTCAAAATACGCCGATTTCGCGGACTACAGGCTCCTGCCGGAGCTAATGTGATCCGGCGGCGGAACATGACTATATCATGAAGTTCCATTTTGTCACCGTGGTGTGGGGCGAGGAATATACCGCCCATTTTCTTAACCGTTGCCTGCCAAACCAGCTTACGCCCGGCAACCTCCACGCTTTTAAAGACACCGGCGGCGCACTCTACAAAATATACACCACCAGAAAAGACGCCGGATCAATCGAAAACAGTGAAAATTACAAGCGGGTAAAATATATATTACCTGTTAGCCTGAACATCATGGACGAAGACTCCCTGGAAAACATCGCCGGGGACGAAAAATACCGGAAGACCATAGACCTTATGAACAGTCTCCATGGCAGGGCCATTAAAGAAGCCAACGCGGACGACGCGGCCATTTTCATCCTCACACCGGACGCGCTGTGGTCCGAAGGGGCCTTTTCAAAAGCGCGGGACATTGTGAAAGGCGGCAAGCGCGTGGTGCTCCTGCCACAGCTAAGAGTGGCCCAGGAAACCTTCCTGCCCGAATATGAAAGGCTGTTTGGCGCTGGCAATGGCGGTTGTCCCGCCCCGGCGCGGGAACTGACAAAGCTGGCTCTGGCGCACATGCACCCATATACGAAAACGTTTTATGTGGACTCGCCAAATTTCTCCACGGAATTCACCTGGTATCTTTTCTGGCGCGCCGGGGAAAGCGGGCTCGTCGCCCGGTGCCTTTATTTCCACCCGTTCCTGATTTATCCAAAAGTGAAGGACGCGGTTCCCATGGTGGCGGTGGACCATGATTACCCCGCCATGGCCGTGCCCGAATATAAGGATTATTACTTCGTCAAGGACTCCGACGAGATCGCCGGTTACGAGTTCAGCCCCGCTGGAAAGCTGGCGGAATTCATTTCGCCGGGGCAATTTAATGAGCGGGATTTTACATGGAACGCGCTGGCGCGGTACTCCCGGCCTTTAAACAGGAAAATGCTACTTAACCCGATTGTGGCGCACGGCGGCGAGGTTACGCGGGAATTCATGGAGGCGCGGGAGGAGTCCGGCAGGATAGCTCGCAGGCTGGTGGCGATGTTCGAGCTGGCCCAGCGTTATAAGAACTGGCAGGAGAAGCCGCGCCCCAGGAATATGGACCATGTGAAACGCGTGGTGATATTCGGGAGCGGCTCTGGCGGGCGGAAAATGATCCCAGTCGCGGCAAGGCTCGGCTGGAGCGTTGCGTACATTGTGGATAATGACAGCGCCCGGTGGGGCGGCGTAGTGGACGGTTGTGGAATAAAAGGGCCAGACGCCCTTGGTAGCGCGGATTACGATTTGATAATGGTTTCTTCCGGCCCGGGCCGCGAGGGCATTTTCGCGCAACTTTATGGGCTGGGTTATAAATATGGGCGGGATTATATTTATTACCAGGACACGGTGATAGTTGGCGGCGAGTTAATATCCCTTTTTGATTATTAAGGGCGCTTTGGCCGTTTGGCCAGAAAAGCCCGCCCAAGAACGTGTGTTTGCAGATACGGCCAGAACTGGCCCACCTGTTTTAAGTCCCCCTTTTTGTACGCTTCGTTAACAGCCCTGCGGATGGCCTGCCCGTCCCACACCTGCGATTCTAAAAACATTGCGCTGTTAACGGTATCCAGCGCGAAAGGTTTCAACGGGCCCGCCAGCCATTGGGCCATCGGGTTGGCAAACCCCACCTTCGAAGGCCGCGTCCGGATGCTTTCGGGAAGAACTCCGCGCATGGCCTCCCGCAGGACCAGTTTTGTAAAACCATCTCCAACTTTGCGCCCCTCCGGTAGCGAGAACGCGTAGCGCACAAGTCTCCAGTCCATAAACGGCGCGCGTATCTCCACCCCGTGCGCCATGGAAACCCTGTCGAAATTGCGCAAGATGGTCGGCAGGCGGGTAAAGTGGAAATCATCGTACAGCCTGCGGTTAAGAACGCCCATGCCCTGGAGAATCTTCATGTCGTCATCGGGTATATCTCTTGCGTAGCGCTCCGGCTTTCTAATAAGCCACGGGTTGGGATAAACCGGGGATTTAAAATAATCTTTCGTAACCATGATTTCAGAACTGGCGGAATAAATATCGTCCTGATAGTAGATAAAATCCTTTCCGTAAATGAAACCCGACTCGTGAAGGCTGTTAAATATCCCTTTCTTGCCCGGCGCGGAGGCCACAATTATCAGGTCAAAATCCCGGCCCGGCAATATTGCCGGGTCTTTAATTTCGAGCCCCTCCAAAGCGGATCCCCACTTGCCCTTATCGTTATCCACGAAACAAACCACTTCCCACCCACGGCTTTCCGCAAGGCGTAAGGCGGCGGCGCCTCCTTGCCCCGAGCCGAAAATAACCACCCGCCGGACGTTATCGCCAACAACCACTGTGGCGGGGTGGTTGCTGTTGGCGTAATATTCCAGGGTTTTTGAACTTCGCTCCGCATAATCCGGAAAAACGCTTCGGACACCAGGCGGATACATGCCGGTAAGGATTGTCCGTAGCTTCTCATACCGGGTCGGGTCCGGTTGCGGCAGGATATGGCTGTCCATCAGCTCTTCCACGTGATGGTGATAGCCAGCCAGCAATTCATCACCGCCGTGCCCGTCTATGGAAACGCGCAGGCCATCTTCCCGCATTCTGCGGTATAACAGCCACGCGGAGGCGGGCAGGTCGTAAATCTCCTCGAAACCGGACAGGATTTCATCCAGCAGGCATATTCCCCCCAGCGGGTCTATCTCCTCGAAAACGGCGGGAGCCCCGGTGTGGCGAATGACATCTTCGGCGAATGGGCGTTCGTCCTGCGGCGTGGCGGGGAACGAAGCCACAAAAGCCTTCGGCCGCCGCTCCGGTCCTCCTCCGCCTTTCCATAACGAGCAGAAGATGGAGCCGGAATCCAGCCCGCCGCTTAACGCGGCCCCGATGGGCACGTCGCTCCGTGTCCTTATCCCGCACGCGTCGAAAAACAGTTCCCGGAACTTTTCTACCTGCTGTTGAGGCGTGGAAGGGGGCGCATAAAGATGCTCCAGCGTGTTCCACCATCTGGATACCCTGGGCGGATAGCCTTTCATTATCGTAAGGCAATGGCCGCCCATGAGCCTTTTCACGCCCGTTAAAAGACAGTCCTCCGAGCCTTCGATGCTGTTATAGTCATTCAAGGCGCGGGCCACTATTCGCGGGTCGTAAACCGGGTTGAACCACTCCAGGGCCAGAAACGCTTTCATCTCGGAGGCGAAAGCGAATCGCGCTCCGTCATAAAAATAATGGAGAGGTTTTACGCCGAACCTGTCCCGGGAGAGAAACAGCTTCCTCTCCCGGCTGTCCCATATGGCCAGCGCCCACATCCCGTTGAAATGGGTCTGGCAGGCCTCGCCCCACTGCGCGTAAGCCGCCAGAACCACCTCCGTGTCCGACGAGCTTTTGAAACGATGTCCCAGCCCCTCCAGACGTTCCCGCAATTCAGGGTGGTTATATATCTCGCCGTTGAAGGTTATGGTATAGCGTCCATCCAGGTAAGACATGGGCTGTTTGCCGGCGCCGGAAAGGTCGATAATGGCCAGCCGCCGGTGACCAAGGCTCAAGCGGGCTTCCGCGTCGCGGTAAACCCCGCGCCCGTCCGGGCCGCGGTGGGCGAGGCTGTCGGTGAACGCGTCCATATCGGCGGGGGAGATGTCCCGCCCGTCAAGATTCCATACGCCGGTTATTCCGCACATGCCCTGTTACCGCTTGAATGAATATCTGGCGAAAGAAGCAAGATCGGCTAACGCGGCTTTCGCTTCAAGCCTGGAATTTATCCGGCCTATTATTCTGTCCGACTCCAGTTCCGCGGTTTCCCAGTCCGTTTGGCCATCTTTCACCCGCATGTAGTATTTATGGTGTGAATAGCGGCGGTGGTCCGCCCCATGGGCGTTTAGACGGAAACGATTGACGCTGGCAAGGTCTGGTTCGCAATAAGACGCATCAGCGTCCACCAGCCTCAAAAGCAGAATGTCGTCCGAATCCGTGATGAACTCAACATCGGAGGCTTTTGGGGCCGTGTCATAATACACATCCGTATCCACATCTTCAGGGTCCAGCTTATTCCAATCCAGGTAGCTTACGGACCTTGGCCATATTAGCAGGGGGAGCCAATCGTAACTGCGGACCAGCATTCCACAGTCCCCGGCTTTCCAGAAATGTTTCAATCGCGCGGGTGAAACGCCGTAACCGCCGCCGCTTTTCCACCGTATCGCTCCGGATGGATGTCGAAGCGCCAGTTTCGCCAGCCGCCTGGAGGAATTGTCCGGATTTCCGTCCTTGCCCATAAGCGCCCGGGAAAAATCCCCGTCAACCGGGACATCCGGCGCAAGGGCCAGATATTTTTTCCCACGCGCCGCCATCTCGTAAAGCTTCGGGAAAGTTCCGTCGGATAGAATGATGTCCGGGGCCAGCATGACCAGCGCCGCCCTGGTTTCCGCCGCCTTCATGATAGCCGTCCGTTGGAACATCGCTCTGGCGCGCCGGAGCTCATTGTGCGGTATCCGTTCGAATCCCCCTGTTGAAATGGATACCGGCAGGATTTTCGCCAGCCTGTTAAACGCGGGTGAATTTTTGATCCCCTCCGCCAACTCATCCGGCGCGAACAGGGTGTAGCTGACCTCCGGGAAATCCTGTAGCGACGGAAGATTTTTCATGGAAAGGTGGCAGGGTAGCGCGACACCCGTGTAAAGTCCGGCCTCCCGTTCCGTCATTACCATTGTGGCGATGTTCAACGGCGTCAGGCGCTCCTTCGCGGTAGCCAGGGGAACTCCGGCGCGCCTTGGCCCCCGAAGCCGTTCCAGGATTAATTCATGGATCCGCCCGCACCGTTTGATGGGGGTGTGGTCTCGAAGGGTACGTTCCTGCCCGGCCCTGGCTATTTGTTCGCGAACGGAGTCATGCTCCAGGAGGTACGCGGCTTTTTCCTCGCATTCGCCCAGCGACGAATATGTGACAATCTCGCGATCCTTATCGAACAGGTCGGCCATGTTGGTTCCGTCATCGGTCAGCAGGCACGCGCCCACGCCAGTGGCCTCGAACATCCGCATGTTGCCCACCTCGCCATCCGCGGCCACGGTATGGATGTTCAGGGTTACCCTAGACCGCGCCAGGACCCGGTACATATCCATACCGAAAACGGCGTCCCGGCATTTATCCGGATACAGGTCTCTTAAACATTTGGATGGCGCTATGGCGTTTACATGACCCGAGCCGTTGTTACCGGCGTTCAATGCGCCCCGAGCCATTTTTATAAGCTCGATGCCTGCATTGCTGGCAACCTTGCCTTCAAATGAAACCAGCCGCCTCAAAAAGGTTTCGCCGACTCTGTTCAAACCCCCTTGCGCAAGTATTTTCGAGATCCGGCTGATATGTTCAACGAAAGACGGATCCGGGGCCGACCGGCCCATTTCCCAAACTTGAAGATCTGTCCGCTCCAGCAAATCCGAAAGCATTTTATATCGCGACCAATGGGTTTCAGGCATGGCCGGGTATGAACAGCCGGA encodes the following:
- the asnB gene encoding asparagine synthase (glutamine-hydrolyzing), with the protein product MCGITGVWNLDGRDISPADMDAFTDSLAHRGPDGRGVYRDAEARLSLGHRRLAIIDLSGAGKQPMSYLDGRYTITFNGEIYNHPELRERLEGLGHRFKSSSDTEVVLAAYAQWGEACQTHFNGMWALAIWDSRERKLFLSRDRFGVKPLHYFYDGARFAFASEMKAFLALEWFNPVYDPRIVARALNDYNSIEGSEDCLLTGVKRLMGGHCLTIMKGYPPRVSRWWNTLEHLYAPPSTPQQQVEKFRELFFDACGIRTRSDVPIGAALSGGLDSGSIFCSLWKGGGGPERRPKAFVASFPATPQDERPFAEDVIRHTGAPAVFEEIDPLGGICLLDEILSGFEEIYDLPASAWLLYRRMREDGLRVSIDGHGGDELLAGYHHHVEELMDSHILPQPDPTRYEKLRTILTGMYPPGVRSVFPDYAERSSKTLEYYANSNHPATVVVGDNVRRVVIFGSGQGGAAALRLAESRGWEVVCFVDNDKGKWGSALEGLEIKDPAILPGRDFDLIIVASAPGKKGIFNSLHESGFIYGKDFIYYQDDIYSASSEIMVTKDYFKSPVYPNPWLIRKPERYARDIPDDDMKILQGMGVLNRRLYDDFHFTRLPTILRNFDRVSMAHGVEIRAPFMDWRLVRYAFSLPEGRKVGDGFTKLVLREAMRGVLPESIRTRPSKVGFANPMAQWLAGPLKPFALDTVNSAMFLESQVWDGQAIRRAVNEAYKKGDLKQVGQFWPYLQTHVLGRAFLAKRPKRP
- a CDS encoding glycosyltransferase family 1 protein; this translates as MDNYRILRIAPMGHYPLAIEGVYENNPGLENKPYEEQMRALFAQGLFYSDSFSKAMRALGNEASDIVYDAKIAQETWARENGFPYEPRNWRHEILLGQIESIKPDVVYYQGGNLFPEEIQKTFLSRFPFVRLVALNLSFLIPPGECQYYDLIIVGAPKLKRQLHANGIQSHVIYHSFDQSVLARLDAQDTIRDIGFSFIGSSGCSYPAMPETHWSRYKMLSDLLERTDLQVWEMGRSAPDPSFVEHISRISKILAQGGLNRVGETFLRRLVSFEGKVASNAGIELIKMARGALNAGNNGSGHVNAIAPSKCLRDLYPDKCRDAVFGMDMYRVLARSRVTLNIHTVAADGEVGNMRMFEATGVGACLLTDDGTNMADLFDKDREIVTYSSLGECEEKAAYLLEHDSVREQIARAGQERTLRDHTPIKRCGRIHELILERLRGPRRAGVPLATAKERLTPLNIATMVMTEREAGLYTGVALPCHLSMKNLPSLQDFPEVSYTLFAPDELAEGIKNSPAFNRLAKILPVSISTGGFERIPHNELRRARAMFQRTAIMKAAETRAALVMLAPDIILSDGTFPKLYEMAARGKKYLALAPDVPVDGDFSRALMGKDGNPDNSSRRLAKLALRHPSGAIRWKSGGGYGVSPARLKHFWKAGDCGMLVRSYDWLPLLIWPRSVSYLDWNKLDPEDVDTDVYYDTAPKASDVEFITDSDDILLLRLVDADASYCEPDLASVNRFRLNAHGADHRRYSHHKYYMRVKDGQTDWETAELESDRIIGRINSRLEAKAALADLASFARYSFKR